TGGCGCCGGTCCTGGGGTGGGACGAGGACCGGATCGCCCGCGAGGTCGAGCACTACGAGAAGCGCGTGGAGGCCGAGCGGGAGTCCCAGCTCCAGCCCGACGACCTCACGGCGGACGCGGCGCGGCTCGGGGCGCCGGACATCGTGCCGCTCACCTGACCGCGAACGCCCGACAGCGGGCCCGGGGCGGTGGTCCGGCCGCCCCTCGGCGGGGGCCGGGGCAGCGGTTTGGCCGGGTGTGCCCGAAGGGTCGGCACCCCGGGTCGCCGCTTTCTCACGGGCCGTCATCCCGCCGGGCGCGAGGGGCGCTTCGGTGGGCCCGGGGAGCGGGGCCGGGGAGGGCCCCAGGGCATCGACCACTTGCCGGGTGAGAGACAATGGAGGCTCTGTCAGGGCGGGTTGTATGAGGGGACGCATGTCGGAGGCGGAGCGGGCGGGGACATCTCGTCAGGAGACTCGTCAGGGCAAGAGCGGACGGCGTCTCCTCGCCGGGCGGTACCGGCTGGGAGACGTGCTGGGCCGCGGCGGCATGGGCACGGTCTGGCGCGCCGAGGACGAGACCCTGGGCCGGACGGTCGCCGTCAAGGAACTGCGGTTCCCGTCGAACATCGACGAGGAGGAGAAGCGGCGCCTGATCACGCGCACCCTGCGCGAGGCCAAGGCGATCGCCCGGATCCGCAACAACAGCGCGGTGACGGTCTTCGACGTGGTCGACGAGGACGACCGGCCCTGGATCGTCATGGAACTGGTGGAGGGCAAGTCCCTCGCCGAGGTCATCCGCGAGGACGGCGTGCTCAAGCCCCGGCGCGCCGCCGAGGTCGGCCTCGCCGTCCTGGACGTGCTGCGCTCCGCCCACCGCGAGGGCATCCTGCACCGGGACGTGAAGCCGTCCAACGTGCTCATCGCCGAGGACGGCCGGGTCGTCCTCACCGACTTCGGCATCGCCCAGGTCGAGGGCGACCCGTCCATCACCTCCACCGGCATGCTCGTCGGCGCCCCGTCCTACATCTCCCCGGAGCGCGCCCGCGGCCACAAGCCCGGACCGGCCGCCGACCTGTGGTCGCTCGGCGGTCTGCTGTACGCGGCGGTCGAGGGCGTGCCGCCGTACGACAAGGGTTCGGCGATCGCCACGCTCACCGCGGTGATGACCGAGCCGCTGGAGGAGCCCAAGAACGCGGGCCCGCTGCGGGACGTCATCTACGGCCTGCTCAGCAAGGACCCGGCCAAGCGGCTCGACGACGCCGGGGCCCGGGCGCTGCTGAACAAGGTGATCCACGCGCCCGAACCGGAGCCGCTGGACGCCACCCGCGTGGTGCCGCTGCCGGTGCAGCCCGACGGCGAGGGCAAGCGGGGCGAGGAGGCCGCGGAGAAGCTGCGCGGCGCGCTGCGCTCGGTCCGCAAGGCGGCGGGCGCGGCCGGCGCCGCGGCCACGGCCCGGCCGAAGAGCGGCGACGCGCCGGGGACGAAGGCCGGGGGCGGCCCGGCGGCCGGCAAGCCGGCCGGTGACCGTACGGCTCCCGGGGACGCGGCCGCCGGCCGTACCGCGCCCACGGCCCCGGCCGCCGGCGGCAGCCGCCCGGGTGCCGCCGTGCCCGGCCCCGGAGCGCACGGCCCGGCCAACTCCGGTCCCGCGAAGGCCGGTTCGGGATGGCCCGTGATGCCGCCGCCGGACCTGGACCTGCCGCCGCGGCAGGCGCCGAGGGCACCGCTGACCGACGTGGTGCCCAGACGGACGCTGGTGATCGTCGCCGTGGTGGTCGCCCTCGCGGTGCTCGGCACCGTCCTGGCCCTCGCGTTCAGCGGCGACGACAAGGACGACAAGGGTGCCGCCAAGACCCCGGCCGGGGCCGGCGCCTCCGCCGGGCACAGCCAGGGCAAGGAGCCGGACGGCGGCACCCGTACGGACGGCGGGAGTTCCACGCCCGCCGGTACCGCGGCCGCGCCCGGCACCGCGGCGAGCACCACCGCCGACGCGAGCGGGAGCGCGCCCGCCGTCTCCACCCGCAAGGGCGGCCAGGGGTATGCGATCGGGCTGCCCAAGGGCTGGTCGTACCGGTCCCACGGGGCCGCGGGCGACCGCTACACCGGGCCCGACGGGCAGAAGCTGCTCGTCGCCTGGACCGGCACGCCCAAGGACGACCCGGTGGCGGACTGGAAGAACCAGGAGCGCTACATGGTGCGCTCGCAGTACCACAAGGTCCGGATAGAGAAGGTGGATTACCGCGGCTGGAACACGGCCGACTGGGAGTTCACCTACGTCGACGGCGGCACCGAGTACCGCACGATCGACCGCGGCTTCGTGGTGAACGGCCATCTCGGGTACGCGCTGATGTACACCGCGAAGGCCGGCGAGTGGGACGGCGACCTGCGCAAGGACACGTGGAAGACCCTGACCGGGTCCTTCCGGCCCAAGTCCTAGGCGGGGCACGGCGGATCGTGGCCCGTTCGAAGCCGCATCGAGGCTTGTTCGAGGCCTGATAATCCGTCATCCGCACCGTGCGGGTTGCCTCCGGCACGTATCGTGAATGGTTGCGGACCGTACGAAGCCGGGGGAGGGGGAGGCGGAATGGACGACTACGCGGGCCGGGTGCTGGCCGACCGCTACCGCCTGCCGCTGCCGCCGTCCGACGCGTACGAACTCACCGAGACCCGCGCCTTCGACACCTACAGCGGGCAGGAAGTGCTGGTCCGGCAGGTTCCGCTGCCCGAGGTCGTCGAGGCGGAGGTGCTCGACGCGGAGGGGCTGCCCGAGGGGTTCACGGCGCGCGGGCGCGGGACGCGTCCCGCACCGGGCGCGGGCGCCGCGACCCGGCAGCCCGCCGATCCCGCGGTGCGGCGCGCCGTCGAGGCCGCGCAGGCGGCGGCCGCCGTCCCCGACCACCCGCGCCTCGACCAGGTGTTCGACGTGTTCGCCGAGGGCGGCTCGCTGTGGATCGTCAGCGAGTGGGTGGCCGCCCGCCCGCTGTCCGCGCTGCTCGCCGAGCGGCCGCTCACGCCGTACCGGGCGGCCGAGGTCGCCTCCGACGTGCTCATGGCGCTCCGGGTGCTGCACGCCCACGGCTGGGTGCACCGCAACGTCACCGCCCGCACCGTCCTCGTCTGCGACGACGGCCGCGTCCTGCTGACCGGCCTCGCCTCCGGCGCGGCGGAGGAGGCGCTGTGCGGCTACGACCCGGTCCCGGGCCGCGAGGACGACACGGAGGTCTCCCCGGAGCGGCCCGGGGACCGGAACCCGGCTCGGGACGGCGGACTCCCCGGCGGCGGCGCGGCCGCGCCCGGTGCCGTGGACGCCGAGGCCGCGCGCCGGGCCGCCATCCAGGCGCGGGCG
This Streptomyces misionensis DNA region includes the following protein-coding sequences:
- a CDS encoding serine/threonine-protein kinase, translated to MSEAERAGTSRQETRQGKSGRRLLAGRYRLGDVLGRGGMGTVWRAEDETLGRTVAVKELRFPSNIDEEEKRRLITRTLREAKAIARIRNNSAVTVFDVVDEDDRPWIVMELVEGKSLAEVIREDGVLKPRRAAEVGLAVLDVLRSAHREGILHRDVKPSNVLIAEDGRVVLTDFGIAQVEGDPSITSTGMLVGAPSYISPERARGHKPGPAADLWSLGGLLYAAVEGVPPYDKGSAIATLTAVMTEPLEEPKNAGPLRDVIYGLLSKDPAKRLDDAGARALLNKVIHAPEPEPLDATRVVPLPVQPDGEGKRGEEAAEKLRGALRSVRKAAGAAGAAATARPKSGDAPGTKAGGGPAAGKPAGDRTAPGDAAAGRTAPTAPAAGGSRPGAAVPGPGAHGPANSGPAKAGSGWPVMPPPDLDLPPRQAPRAPLTDVVPRRTLVIVAVVVALAVLGTVLALAFSGDDKDDKGAAKTPAGAGASAGHSQGKEPDGGTRTDGGSSTPAGTAAAPGTAASTTADASGSAPAVSTRKGGQGYAIGLPKGWSYRSHGAAGDRYTGPDGQKLLVAWTGTPKDDPVADWKNQERYMVRSQYHKVRIEKVDYRGWNTADWEFTYVDGGTEYRTIDRGFVVNGHLGYALMYTAKAGEWDGDLRKDTWKTLTGSFRPKS